Proteins encoded together in one Candidatus Methylomirabilota bacterium window:
- a CDS encoding caspase family protein, which produces MRPSAPTISIGLFVVLFLQACAGGSLRPAIGPSREGSTSALVRYAYFSTELTAVGSISDRGLPGGYREFFPDSDVKVVFILAINSAGRDFNVHGTLWRPDGIASSRYRWKINNDSRYQWHYRSKEFAMVDLKSFPGEWKADLFVDGEQVGAYTFWLGDPPTIARLKLEKQRGPSVAAQGLPTSTAGPTSPSPPAAPPKPATPPAPAAPPKPSAPATAEPSKPPPAPATKPTVPSPAVAAPDTDPPRIVINYPPSEAKVEREQIILLGLVTDNVALDRVQISVNGIRVPMASDAAISARGHPIRVAVSLHPGENVIEIIAVDRAGNVSQAVRTVTRTGGPAPVAVAAPTGDRLAVIIGVGQYEDAQIPRLRYAVADAEAVHRMLIGVAGFKKDNVLLLTDRTERKPTIRNIRWALGTFLSRAAKKGDTVVIFFAGHGAPEVDPRGLERDGLAKYLIPSDADADDLYSTAFPMDELRTIFDRIEAERIVAFLDACYSGSAGGRTFAAKSTRGGSVDDLFLERLTRSKGRAIVTASRPTEVSLELAELGHGLFTYYLVQGMQGAADLNKDGIVTLQELYEYLEQQVTQKSRAVGGNQHPVIKGEMEGVLPLVKLRTR; this is translated from the coding sequence GTGCGCCCTTCAGCCCCAACCATCTCCATCGGACTCTTTGTCGTGCTGTTTCTCCAGGCCTGCGCAGGCGGGAGCCTCCGCCCGGCCATCGGGCCATCGCGCGAGGGAAGCACATCGGCGCTCGTGCGCTACGCGTACTTCTCCACGGAACTGACCGCGGTCGGTAGCATCTCCGACCGCGGTCTGCCCGGGGGATATCGGGAGTTCTTTCCCGATTCCGACGTCAAGGTCGTGTTCATCCTGGCCATCAACTCCGCCGGCCGCGACTTCAATGTCCATGGCACGCTCTGGCGTCCCGACGGCATTGCCAGCAGCAGGTACAGGTGGAAGATCAACAATGACTCCAGGTACCAGTGGCACTATCGCTCGAAAGAATTCGCCATGGTCGATCTGAAGTCCTTTCCAGGCGAGTGGAAGGCCGACCTCTTCGTGGACGGCGAGCAGGTCGGCGCCTACACCTTCTGGCTGGGCGATCCCCCGACCATCGCGCGATTGAAGCTGGAGAAGCAGCGCGGCCCGTCGGTCGCCGCGCAAGGGCTGCCGACGTCGACCGCGGGCCCGACGAGCCCATCGCCGCCGGCCGCGCCGCCGAAGCCGGCCACGCCTCCCGCGCCCGCGGCCCCGCCGAAGCCGTCGGCGCCGGCCACGGCTGAGCCGTCAAAGCCGCCGCCTGCACCGGCAACGAAGCCGACCGTTCCCTCCCCCGCCGTCGCGGCGCCCGATACGGACCCCCCCCGGATCGTGATCAACTACCCGCCGTCGGAGGCGAAGGTCGAAAGGGAGCAAATCATCCTGCTCGGCCTCGTCACCGACAATGTGGCGCTCGACCGGGTACAGATCAGCGTCAACGGTATCCGCGTGCCGATGGCCTCGGATGCGGCGATCAGCGCCCGGGGCCATCCGATTCGCGTGGCCGTGAGCCTTCACCCGGGCGAGAACGTCATCGAGATCATCGCGGTGGACCGTGCGGGGAATGTGTCCCAGGCCGTGCGCACCGTCACTCGGACAGGTGGGCCTGCGCCGGTAGCGGTGGCCGCGCCGACGGGCGACCGCTTGGCGGTGATCATCGGCGTCGGGCAGTACGAGGACGCTCAGATCCCCAGACTCCGCTACGCCGTCGCGGATGCCGAGGCGGTGCACCGGATGCTCATCGGTGTCGCCGGATTCAAGAAGGACAACGTGCTCCTTCTGACCGACCGGACGGAGCGGAAGCCGACGATCCGGAATATCCGGTGGGCGCTGGGGACCTTTCTTTCGCGCGCGGCCAAGAAGGGGGACACCGTCGTGATCTTCTTCGCCGGCCACGGCGCCCCGGAGGTGGACCCGCGCGGGCTCGAGCGGGACGGCCTCGCCAAGTACCTGATCCCGAGCGACGCCGACGCCGACGACCTCTACTCCACGGCCTTCCCGATGGACGAGCTGCGGACGATCTTCGATCGCATCGAGGCCGAACGGATCGTGGCCTTTCTGGACGCCTGTTACAGCGGCTCGGCGGGGGGACGCACCTTCGCGGCGAAATCCACCCGCGGCGGGAGCGTCGACGATCTCTTCCTCGAGCGCCTCACCCGCTCGAAGGGCCGGGCCATCGTCACCGCATCGCGGCCCACGGAAGTGTCCCTCGAGCTGGCAGAGCTCGGGCATGGCCTCTTCACGTACTACCTCGTGCAAGGCATGCAGGGCGCGGCCGACCTCAACAAGGACGGGATCGTGACCCTGCAGGAGCTGTACGAGTACCTGGAGCAGCAGGTGACGCAGAAATCACGCGCGGTGGGCGGCAACCAGCACCCCGTGATCAAGGGAGAGATGGAGGGCGTCCTGCCCCTGGTCAAGCTCCGGACGCGTTGA
- a CDS encoding cupin domain-containing protein, protein MADRLPLLDVGKLRARVDELRSGKGAPPWSDTLVMTDDIQAFIICHAPGHPNDTHYHLHDEWWIVLQGEIDWYIEGEPGPLHARAGDFVLGPRNRWHHIEPVGSEPTIRVAINARGEFHRYDRPGCKPLPSAA, encoded by the coding sequence ATGGCCGATCGCCTGCCGCTCTTGGATGTCGGAAAGCTTCGCGCCCGTGTCGACGAGCTCCGGAGCGGCAAGGGCGCCCCGCCCTGGTCGGACACCCTCGTGATGACGGATGATATCCAGGCCTTCATCATCTGCCACGCGCCCGGCCATCCCAACGACACCCACTACCATCTCCATGACGAGTGGTGGATCGTGCTCCAGGGCGAGATCGACTGGTACATCGAAGGCGAGCCGGGCCCCCTTCACGCGCGCGCGGGCGACTTCGTCCTCGGCCCCAGGAACCGCTGGCACCACATCGAGCCCGTCGGGTCGGAGCCGACCATCCGCGTCGCCATCAACGCGCGGGGCGAGTTCCACCGCTACGACCGACCCGGCTGCAAACCGCTGCCCTCCGCGGCCTGA
- a CDS encoding FAD-dependent oxidoreductase, whose translation MAKQRIVIIGASLAGARAAAALREEGFDGDVQLIGDERQPPYNRPPLSKGYLRGQERFEDQLVHPLAYYAEHDIQLRLGIRATGIDPARKRVELEGGEHVGYDRLLVATGGRNRALSVPGADLDGIFQLRTVEDCDRIRAAARSGRRAVVIGLGFIGSEVTASLRQLGVEITAVEGHPVPLARVLGKEVGEVLAAIHRDNGVELVLEDSVAAFEGAGRVERVRTEKGRRLECDLVIAGIGIAPNSELLAAAGAAVDNGVLVDERCRTSLADVYAAGDVANHLHPIFGRLRVEHWNNAFQQGRAAARSMLGREEPYDYLHSFWSDQYEHVIEYVGFAASWDALVFRGRTESRKFLGFYLQEGIMRAAVGLNRGGDPEDPKAESELKLVAQLIRDRVRVEPAKLADEEVDLHHVGAGTVR comes from the coding sequence ATGGCCAAACAGCGGATCGTGATCATCGGCGCCTCTCTGGCCGGGGCCAGGGCGGCGGCCGCGCTGCGAGAGGAAGGATTCGACGGCGACGTCCAGCTCATCGGGGACGAACGGCAGCCCCCCTACAACCGGCCGCCCCTCTCGAAGGGCTATCTGCGCGGCCAGGAGCGTTTCGAGGATCAGCTCGTCCATCCGCTGGCCTACTATGCCGAGCACGACATCCAGCTCAGACTGGGGATCCGGGCGACGGGCATCGATCCGGCGCGCAAGCGTGTCGAGCTCGAGGGCGGGGAGCACGTCGGCTACGATCGGCTCCTCGTGGCCACGGGCGGACGGAACCGGGCCCTCTCGGTGCCGGGCGCCGATCTCGACGGCATCTTCCAGCTCCGTACCGTGGAGGATTGCGACCGGATCCGTGCCGCCGCTCGGAGCGGGCGCCGCGCCGTGGTGATCGGTCTCGGGTTCATCGGCTCCGAGGTCACGGCGTCGCTCCGACAGCTCGGGGTCGAGATCACCGCCGTCGAGGGCCATCCGGTGCCCCTGGCCCGGGTCCTCGGGAAAGAAGTGGGCGAGGTGCTCGCGGCGATCCATCGTGACAACGGCGTGGAGCTGGTCCTGGAGGACTCGGTCGCCGCCTTCGAAGGCGCGGGCCGGGTCGAGCGCGTGCGTACCGAGAAGGGCCGGCGTCTCGAGTGTGATCTGGTGATCGCCGGCATTGGCATCGCCCCCAATAGTGAGCTGCTGGCGGCCGCCGGGGCGGCGGTCGACAACGGGGTGCTCGTGGACGAGCGGTGCCGGACCTCGCTGGCCGATGTCTATGCGGCCGGCGACGTGGCCAACCATCTGCATCCGATCTTTGGCCGTCTGCGGGTGGAGCACTGGAACAACGCATTCCAGCAAGGCCGTGCCGCCGCCCGATCGATGCTGGGCCGCGAGGAGCCGTACGACTACCTGCATTCGTTCTGGTCCGATCAGTACGAGCACGTGATCGAGTACGTCGGTTTCGCGGCCAGCTGGGACGCTCTGGTTTTTCGCGGCCGCACGGAGAGCCGGAAGTTCCTCGGCTTCTACCTTCAGGAGGGGATCATGCGGGCGGCGGTCGGGCTCAACCGCGGTGGCGATCCGGAGGATCCGAAGGCGGAGAGCGAGCTCAAGCTGGTCGCGCAGCTGATCCGCGACCGGGTCCGCGTCGAGCCCGCCAAGCTGGCCGACGAGGAGGTGGACCTCCACCACGTGGGGGCCGGCACGGTTCGATGA